The sequence below is a genomic window from Desulfomicrobium macestii.
TGCGCCATGCAAAAGCATTTCTCCGCACGCCAGCCTTCCTTTTCCAAAAGTCTGCTCCAGCAGATTCCTGAGCACGATGGGCGAAAAACCCGGCGTGTGCGATGTCAGGATGACGAAAAGCGGCTCGTCGCTCAAAACCTGGCGCACCAGATCAAGAGTCTCCTGCACGTTTTTTTCGACCTTGTAGAGTTCCCCGCGCTTGCCGCGCCCGAATGAAGGCGGGTCGAGAAGAACGCAATCGTATTTGCGTCCGCGCCGCACCTCGCGTTTCAGGAAGGCACCGACATCGTCAACGATGAACCTGGTCCCCGAATCCTGAAGACCGTTCAGGGCCGCGTTGCCGCGCGCCCATTCGACCATGCCCTTTGACGCGTCGAGGTGGCAGCACTGCGCCCCGGCCAGGGCCGCCGCCAGGGTCGCGCCTCCGGAATAGGCGAAGAGGTTCAGAAAACGCGGCGCCTCCCTGCGCTCGGCAGCGCCCTGCCGCACGGCGTCGGCGATCCACTCCCACAGATCAAGCGTCTCGGGAAAAATGCCGAGGTGCCCGAAATCCGTGGTCGAAAGACGCATGCGCACCCCGCGCACGGTCACGATCCATTCCTCGGGAAGGCGTTCCCGGCCGTGCCAGTTGAGCCCGTCCTTGCGGTCGAAGGTGGCGCTGGCGGACTCCCAGAGCGCGGGCAGTGAAGGCTCCCATACGGCCTGGGCGCATGGGCGAGCCAGGATTACGGGCCCGAAGCGTTCCAGTTTCTGTCCATTTCCACTGTCGAGAAGTTCGTAATCGTCCTGTGTCTGCATGGATGCTCCATAAGCGAAAAAACCCTTCCGGGCGGGTGCCTGAAAGGGTTTGTGCGGTCGGTGGTGGGCGATACAGGATTTGAACCTGTGACTTCCACCGTGTGAAGGTGGCACTCTCACCGCTGAGTTAATCGCCCGAGGAGTTGCGTTTAGCCCCGCCCCCCGTGTCATGTCAAGATATTACCGCCGACTGATCCGTCCGGGATCACAGATTTTTCTGCAGTTCCAGGAAAGCGTGTCTGCCGGGGCCGAAAAAACGGTCGCCGCTCATCCCGGTCACGTGCATGAAACCAAGCCTGATCCAGAACCTCAGGGCATTCCAGTTCTTGAGCCCCACCCCCACCCGCACCCGAGTCATGGGCCCCGGACGCAGCATGGCCTCAAGGCTGAGATAAGCCTCCCGGCCCAGACCGATGCCCTGAAATTCGGCGCTCAGAAACAGTTCGCCGACATAGGCGACATCGCCCTTGGGATATCCGGTGTACAGGCTCAAGAGCCCGATGACATCGCTGTCCATGGGTTCGCGCAGAATGAGATTGTGCAGGGAGGACGGACAGCCGCGCGGCGGCAGGTTCTGGTGCTCGACAAAGCGGCGGGCCAGGACCGGAGGATCGTTTTCGCGGTCCAGAAGGAGCAGCAGCTCCCTGTTTCCGGCATAGACAGCCTCTATTTCCGGAGTCTCGGCCCTGGTCACGGGCTGGGCGAGGATGCGTGCGCTACGGAATGAATACGGCATAGAAAAGGCGGCTCGTGGCCGCCCTAGTCCGCAAGTTCCTTGCTGCGCTCGGCGGCCGCCCGGACCGCCCGGCCGATCGCGAACTTGAAGCGGTGTTCGTCCAGGGCGTTGAGGCCCGCGATGGTCGTCCCGCCGGGCGAGGTGACCATTTCCTTCAAGAGCGTCGGGTGGGCGCCCTCGGCCTCGGCCATGAGCGCCGACCCCGAGACCAGCCCCGCGACCATGCTGGTGGCCTGGGCCCGTGTCAGCCCCAGGGTGACGCCGGCGTCGATGAGGCCTTCCATGAAAGCGTAGACGTAGGCGGGGCCGGAACCGATGAGGCCGGTATAGGCGTCGAAGAGCTTTTCCGGCAGCACGTGGGCCTGGCCGATGGAGGAAAAAACGTCCAGCATGGCCTGCCTGCGGTCCTCGTTCAGGAGTTCATGGTCGAAGCACAGGGCGTACACGCCCTTGCCGACCATGGCCGGAGTGTTGGGCATGACGCGCACCACGGGACATTTCCTTCCCGACCATTCAACCAGCTGGTCCAGGGTGACCCCGGCGGCGATGGAGACAAGACAGGTTTCGGGTCCAAGGGCCGGGACCAAGCCGGTCAGCACCGGACGCATGACCTGCGGCTTGACGGCCAGCAGGACATAGTCCGAATTCCTGGCCAGCTCCAGGGCAGTCGGATGGATGGTCATGATGTCCGCATTCCTGCGGCACATGCCCTCGCTGGGATCAAATCCGTGCAGGGCGAAAGCTCCGCCCGAGGCCAGACCCCTGGCGATGGCCCCGCCCATGTTCCCAA
It includes:
- a CDS encoding class I SAM-dependent methyltransferase, producing the protein MQTQDDYELLDSGNGQKLERFGPVILARPCAQAVWEPSLPALWESASATFDRKDGLNWHGRERLPEEWIVTVRGVRMRLSTTDFGHLGIFPETLDLWEWIADAVRQGAAERREAPRFLNLFAYSGGATLAAALAGAQCCHLDASKGMVEWARGNAALNGLQDSGTRFIVDDVGAFLKREVRRGRKYDCVLLDPPSFGRGKRGELYKVEKNVQETLDLVRQVLSDEPLFVILTSHTPGFSPIVLRNLLEQTFGKGRLACGEMLLHGAEEVLDLPSGTWGRWEAKRSDI
- a CDS encoding GNAT family N-acetyltransferase is translated as MPYSFRSARILAQPVTRAETPEIEAVYAGNRELLLLLDRENDPPVLARRFVEHQNLPPRGCPSSLHNLILREPMDSDVIGLLSLYTGYPKGDVAYVGELFLSAEFQGIGLGREAYLSLEAMLRPGPMTRVRVGVGLKNWNALRFWIRLGFMHVTGMSGDRFFGPGRHAFLELQKNL
- the proC gene encoding pyrroline-5-carboxylate reductase, which produces MNRFGFIGLGNMGGAIARGLASGGAFALHGFDPSEGMCRRNADIMTIHPTALELARNSDYVLLAVKPQVMRPVLTGLVPALGPETCLVSIAAGVTLDQLVEWSGRKCPVVRVMPNTPAMVGKGVYALCFDHELLNEDRRQAMLDVFSSIGQAHVLPEKLFDAYTGLIGSGPAYVYAFMEGLIDAGVTLGLTRAQATSMVAGLVSGSALMAEAEGAHPTLLKEMVTSPGGTTIAGLNALDEHRFKFAIGRAVRAAAERSKELAD